In Eubalaena glacialis isolate mEubGla1 chromosome 3, mEubGla1.1.hap2.+ XY, whole genome shotgun sequence, the following are encoded in one genomic region:
- the RXFP4 gene encoding LOW QUALITY PROTEIN: relaxin-3 receptor 2 (The sequence of the model RefSeq protein was modified relative to this genomic sequence to represent the inferred CDS: substituted 4 bases at 4 genomic stop codons): MPTPNTSVPPPAFWVNTSGGSVLSADEAMMPVGFLALRVALAYGLVGAIGLLGNLAVLWVLGNCARRAPCPPSDAFVFKLALADLGLALTLPFXAAELALDFHWPFGGALCKMVLTATVLNIYASIFLTTALSVAXYWVVAMAAGPGTHLLLFWARVANLAVWVAAALVTVPTAVFGAKGEVTGVRLCLLRFPSRYWLGAYQLQRVVLAFMVPLGIITTSYLLLLAFLRWQQQQRQDSRVVARSIHILLASFFLCWFPNRVVPLWGVLVKSDLVLWDSTFYTIHTYVFPITTCLAHSNSCLNPMLYCFLRREPRRALADTFRDLXARLXPQGRGWVEQVALKEVGRRWMKSTPWEGGPSTRLTNLDKGTPG; the protein is encoded by the coding sequence ATGCCCACGCCCAACACCTCTGTGCCCCCGCCTGCTTTCTGGGTCAACACCTCTGGAGGCAGTGTGCTGAGTGCTGATGAAGCTATGATGCCTGTTGGATTCCTAGCCCTGAGGGTTGCCCTGGCCTATGGGCTCGTGGGGGCCATCGGCTTGCTGGGAAATTTGGCTGTGCTCTGGGTTCTGGGTAACTGCGCTCGGCGAGCCCCCTGCCCACCTTCTGACGCTTTTGTCTTTAAACTAGCTTTGGCAGACCTGGGGCTGGCACTCACTCTCCCCTTCTAGGCAGCCGAGTTGGCACTGGACTTCCACTGGCCCTTCGGAGGTGCCCTCTGCAAGATGGTCCTGACAGCCACCGTCCTCAACATCTACGCCAGCATCTTCCTCACCACGGCGCTGAGTGTTGCCTGATACTGGGTGGTGGCCATGGCTGCAGGACCCGGCACCCACCTCTTGCTCTTCTGGGCCCGTGTGGCCAACCTGGCTGTGTGGGTGGCAGCTGCCCTGGTGACAGTGCCCACGGCTGTCTTTGGGGCCAAGGGCGAGGTGACTGGCGTGCGTCTGTGCCTGCTGCGCTTCCCCAGCAGGTATTGGCTAGGGGCCTACCAGCTGCAGAGGGTGGTCCTGGCCTTTATGGTGCCGCTGGGCATCATCACCACCAGCTACCTGCTGTTGCTGGCCTTCCTGCGGTGGCAGCAACAGCAACGGCAGGACAGCAGGGTCGTGGCCCGCTCCATCCACATCCTTCTGGCCTCCTTCTTCCTCTGCTGGTTCCCCAACCGCGTGGTCCCTCTTTGGGGTGTCCTGGTGAAGTCTGACCTGGTGCTCTGGGACAGCACTTTCTACACCATCCATACCTATGTCTTCCCCATCACcacctgcctggcacacagcaacaGCTGCCTCAACCCCATGCTGTACTGCTTCCTAAGGCGGGAGCCCCGGCGGGCCCTGGCAGACACCTTCAGGGATCTGTGAGCAAGGCTGTGACCCCAGGGCCGGGGCTGGGTAGAACAGGTGGCCCTAAAGGAGGTGGGCAGGCGGTGGATGAAGAGCACCCCTTGGGAGGGTGGCCCTTCTACCAGGCTTACCAACCTGGACAAAGGGACACCTGGGTGA